Within Bdellovibrio bacteriovorus HD100, the genomic segment TTAAGAAAGCGAACATGGCGTGCTCTTTGTGCTCCTGAGAGCGAAAGATGCTTTTCAGGCGGCCACGGGAGTGCCTTTCATGTGTCGTTTTTAGCTGAGAACGCAGAATTTGCACCTCATCTTTTTTGTCAATCAGCCCCTCTTTGACAAGGTCATCCAGTGTGATGATACCAAGACATGTCTGTTTTCCGTTCGGTCGGCTGCGCACCACGGGAACGCGCCGGATGGCATATTTTTTCATGAGGTCTATGACATTTTCCAATGTGGCGGACTCGTTGACGTAGAGCAGGGAGTGTTGGGTGATTTCCCCCAGGGGAACTGAGGTTTCCATGTTTTTAAGAGCCAAAGCCAACGCCAGATCACGGTCAGTAAAAAGACCTCGCAAGACGCCGTGCCCGTCGGAGACGATGACACTCCCAACGTGGTTGCGATTCATGGCCAGGGCTGCTTGTCGAATGGATTTGTCTTTCTTTAGGATGATGGGTTTGTGCAGTGGAAGAGTTTGCACGCTGGGTGATTTCATGGTGGGGCTCCTTGATTGTCTTGAGGATGTCACTCCAGAGGCGGGCGGGCCAGTTACGTGGTGGACATGAACTGGCCCTTGCTCTTTGACACCCGCATGGCCAGGAGATGGCGTTGCCATCAACCCAAGTCTAAGATTTTGGGCTATGTCCCCAAAGATTTCCAGCATGGCAAAAAAGGCCCACGAGGCCACGCGAGCTGTCGTTCGTATCCTTGTACAAGGATTTAGCGAAACGGATCCTCGTTCTATTTTGGACCCGCGCTTTGCTGCTCCGGAACAGTGGAGCGCCTCCGGATTTTTCATCCAGCTTCACGGGGAGTCCGGATACATTCTGACCAATTCACATGTTGTTCGAAACTCTGTGCGTATTGAAGTGCGATCGACACTGACCAGTGACGAGACCTTTCGTGCCGAAGTGCTGGGAATGGTGGAGGATCTGGAGCCCGACGTGGCTCTTTTAAGGTTGGGCCGGGAGGACATTAAACGTTTTCTGAAACTGACAGGTTTAAAAAAGATCCCGGCATTAAAGCTGGGCTTTGACGTGAAGGTGTATCGTGGGGAGGAGGTCAAAACAATCGGATTTCCCTTGGGTGTGGATGAACCTCATTTCTCTGGCGGGGAGATCTCGAACTTTATTGCCGGCTCGGGCGACACCACTGAGCGCATGGTTACCGATGCGGCCATTAATTTTGGGAACAGTGGCGGGCCGGCTCTGGTGGAGGGAGGCTGGGTTGTCGGCATTAACACCGCCGTCATTGAGGGCGCAGAAAATTTCAGCTTTATCACCCCGATTCATCTCGCGAAGCATGTTCTGGAAACCTTTCTAAAAAAAGACAAGGCCTCACTTTCACGCTTGGGATTGTTGATTCAGAAGAATTCAGATTGGAACAGCCGGGTGTTGGGGGTTCCAGCGGATGCCGGCGTGATCGTGCGCAAGGTATTTCCAGGGAGTCCTGCGGCGTCCATGGGACTGCAAAGCCGGGATGTGATTTTGGCGATTGCCGGAGAGGCGCTGGATCGACATGGCAATGTGCTGCCGATGGCAAGTGACCGTAAAAGAAATATTTATGACGCTATTCACGATGTCCCTGAGGGCGGTGTGTTGGATGTCGCCATCCTTCGGCGGAAAAAACATCTGAATTTACGAGGCAGAATGTTTGCGTGGGAGTCAGGCGAGATTTCGCGCAGGCCTGTTTTGGTCGACAGGGCTTATTTGTCCTTTGGTGGGATGATCTTACAGGATATCTGTACGGATGTTGTGTCCGCCTTGATTGCATTTGGATACAGCCGGGATCAGATTCTTCGTGATTTCTATCTAGGGGGATCCAAGCTGGTGGTCTCTTATGTGGTCCCGGGCAGTCCGGCCGATGAAATGGGCATTTCAGTGGCTGACTTCGTAACATCGGTGCAGGGGGCGCCGGTGGGGGATGTGCCTTCATTTGCCAAAGAACTCACCTTGGCAAGGGGGCGGAAACCCGCCAGTATTTTGGTTGAAATGGTCTCTGGGGCCTTTGGAAACTTCATGACCTCCAGGCTGGCAGCGGAGGATCTTGAAATTCAGATGATGCGAATACCGGGATCCGCCACTTTGGGGTAGGAAAACATTCAATACAAGCCCCTGTAATTAATAAAAATTTCGCATTTTAAGGGGGCGCCGGGATTCTGCTTGCGGAAATCCCTGGGGACTGGCTTATTAGCCTGCATGCAAACACAAAGCTTCAAACGTCCTGAATTGTTACTTCCTGTGGGTACCAAAGAGATGGCTATGGCCGCCATCCATAACGGGGCTGATGCCATTTTCATGGGTGTACCGGGTTTCAATGCCCGCGGGAGAAGCTATGATTTCCAAATCGAGGAAGTCAAAGAGATCATCGACACCTGCCACCTGTACGGCGTAAAGGTGAATCTGGCCTTCAACATTCTGATCTTCCAAAACGAACTGCACAAGGCTGCCGAGACTCTGGAAAAAATTCTTCCGCTAAAACCCGATGCCTTCATCGTTCAGGATCTGGGCTTGGTGCGTTTGATCCGTCAGATGGCGCCGAATCAGCGCGTGCACGGTTCCACACAGATGAGCATCAGCAATGCCGAAGCCATCACCTGGCTTGATGATCTGGGCATACAGCGCTTCGTATTGGCGCGTGAAAACTCGATCAAAGAAATTCACTCGATCAAACAAAACACCGACAAAGAAATCGAAGTCTTCGTGCACGGCGCTCTTTGTGTGAGTTATTCCGGTCAGTGTTTCACATCCGAAGGCATCGGTGGCCGTTCCGCCAACCGCGGTCAGTGCGCTCAAAGCTGCCGCTTCAACTACGAGATGTATGTCGATGAAGAAAAGCGTGACCTGGGTGGGAAGTCCTTCCTGGTGTCCCCGCAGGACCTTTGCGGCATCAACGAAGTGCCAAGCCTGCTGGAGGCCGGTGTGGACTGCTTCAAGGTCGAAGGCCGTTTGAAAACGCCTGAATACGTAGCCACCGCGGCTCGCAGTTTTGATCAGGCGATTGAGTCGGCACAAAATCATCAGGCCTTGATGAATCCGGTGCTTTTGAAAAAACAAATGGCCACCGCGTTTTCCCGGGGCTTCTTCAGCGGCTGGTTCCATGGCGTCGATCACCAAAGACTTGTGGAAGGCACATTCAGTGCCCACCGTGGTTTTGAGTTCGGTAAAGTTGTTCGCGTCAAGGACAGCTCTTTGGAAGTCGAACTGACCGAAGAAAACATCCAGCAGGGTCTGAAAGCCGACTTCATCCAGGCCGGTGACGGTGTGTTGTGGGTTTATCAGGACCGCAACGGACAAAGCGCTGAAAAAGGCGGATTCGTTTTCGCCGTAAAATCCCTGAATACCCGCCGTTTTGAATTGGAATTTTCTCGCGACATCAACATGAGTGAGCACTTCATGGGTGCTCGTGTGTTCTACAATCACGACAAGGACCTGAAGCGTGACGTGGCTTTGAGCGTGGAAGACAAGGAAAGAAAGAAGCGTCTTCCTGTGTCTATTCATGCAGAGGCGTCTTTGGGACAGCCTTTGAAGGTCACTTACACAGATGGTCGTTACACCGTTTCTGCAACGTCTGCAAACGTCTGTGAGCCTGCGAAATCCAAGGGTTTGAACTCTTTGGACTTGCGTGAAGAGCTGTTTGCTTTGATGGGAAGCCCGTTCCGCGGGCATGAGTTCACTTGCGAACTGGATGCTTCGACGCCGTTGTTCCTGCCGGCTCGTCAGGTGAAGGAATTGCGTCAGCAGTTGGTAAAAGAACTGACGGAGCTGCGCATTCAAAATGGCGCAGCACCAGAACTACTGACCGCCTTGGCGGTTGGTGAATGGATTGAAGGCAACAAGACGGCTGAAAAGGCTGTGCCGGGTGCCAAGTTGAATCTGCTTCTGCGTGAAAAAGGGCAGGTGGAAGACTTCGTGAACGCCATCAAATCCGGCGATCTGACGACAGCGGGATTGAATCTGGTGATCCTGGATTTCGAATTCGGTTTGGATTTTGAGCCCAGCTTGAAGCTGCTGAAAGAAAACGGCATCAAGGTGGGTATTGCCACCACCCGTATTTTGAAACCGAATGAACACCGCAATGTGAAGCATCTGTTCAATTTGAACCCGGATGCGATCCTGGCCAGAAACCTAGGTGCGGTTCAATGGCTGCAGGCCAATAACTATCAGGGCCAGATCCTGGGTGACTTCAGCTTGAACGTGACGAACCACCTGACGGCGCAATACCTGCTGAACAAGGGCCTTCACAGCCTTTGCCTGGGCTATGACTTAAACAATGTGCAGGTCAGTGAACTGATCCAAGCCGGTCAAGCCGCGCAATTTGAAGTGACGGCTTATCAGTACATGCCAAGCTTCCACATGGAGCACTGTGTGTTCGCAGCCTTCCTAAGCAAAGGTTCCAGTTTCAAAGACTGTGGCAAGCCATGTGAAAAGCACCAGGTGAAACTGAAAGACCAATTCGGCAACTGGCACCAGATCAAACCCGATCAGGAATGCCGTAATACCATGTACAACGGAACGTCCCAGTCGGCGGCCCGCTATGTGAAGGAATGGGAATCTTTGGGCTTGGGTTATATCCGCTATGAAGCCTTGAAAGAGCGTCACTCCGAGCTGATTACAAAAATTCAGGGCCACTTGGATTTCATCAGCGGTAAAAAGGATCTGGAGTCTTTGATCAAGGATCTGGGGAACGTGGAAAGTTATGGTTTGTCAGAGAGCCACTTCCAAAGAGAAAAAGAATACCAAAGTCGTAAGAAGTAATAAAAAAAGGGAGTCCAAAGACTCCCTTTTTTTATTCAAATTTTGAGCGAAGATATTTTTCGTATTCCCGAAGGACCGAGTTCATGACCCCTTTTAGGAGTTCATCCATCGCCGGATCCTGGCCTTGTTTCCCGTCCATATTGACGAAGTCTTTTAAGATTTGTTCTTCACGTTCGGCATTGAAGAAGGGCTGGCCTTCCTGCTGTTTGATTTTCCACACGGCCATAGTCAAATCACGGCGGCGCAAAAGCAGAGCATGCATTTCTTTATGAACCTGATCAATTTCCTGACGAAGACTTTGGATTGTTTCCATAGATAAAAGACCTTCTAAATTAGTCCAAGCGGAACAGGGCAAACTTCAGATAACGAAGCTCTTCCATCGCCAAAGGATAAGGGTGATCCACCGGCTGACCGCCGATGTAAACCAGCGTGGCTTTCTTGCGTGCGCGGGAAAAGGCTTCCTGGCAGATATCCATGAACTCTTTGGTCGAGATATGGCTGGAGCAGGAACTCGCCGCAAACAGGCCTTCAGGGTTCACCAGTTTGATGGAGTTGGAGAATACCTTGGTGTAAGCGGCCTTGGCTTGCTCAACCGATTTTTCATTCGGGGCAAAGCTAGGCGGGTCGGTGATGACGATATCGTATTTTTTCTTTTCCGTGTTCAACTGCTCAAGATAGGCAAAGGCATCGGTCGCCACATCATGGTGAACTGTCTTAAGGTCGTTGATTTCAAAGTTGCGGGCCACGGCCTGAATAGCGACTTTGGCGATATCCACGCTGGTGACTTCTTTGGCGCCACCTTTGGCGGCAAAGATGGAAAAGCCGCCAGTATAGCTGAACAGGTTCAGCACCGTTTTGTCTTTGGCAAAGTGTTGAATCATTTTGCGGTTGTCACGTTGATCCAGGAAGAAACCGGTCTTGGCGGCGTCACGGATGTTGGAGGCGAACAAGACTCCGTTTTCAAGGAACTGAACTTCCGGCGCCAGGGTCCCCACGATGTTAACACCTTTTTCTTCAGCGTCGTTACGGCGCTTCAGGTACACGCATTTCACCTGGGGGAAGGCTTCCTGGATTTTTTCGGCAATGGCCGGGGCATTCCAGGTCTTTTCCATGATCGGGTGATCGTGTTTGATCACGGCCGTGTCGTTGTAAACGTCCACGATCAGGCCCGGCAGGCCGTCGCCTTCACCGTTGATCAGACGGAAGGAATTGGTCACAGACAGATCGAAGGTTTTGCGAATCTCCACAGCCTTGCGCCACTGGTTTTCAAAGTAAAGTTCCAGGGTGCGCTTCATGTTGTTGCGGCGGAAGATGGGCTCTTCGGCCAAAACCAGAACTCGGAAACGCAATTGAGTGTCGCCCTGCCAGATGCCCAACGCCAGGGCTTCGCCCTTATAATTTAGCATATGAATTCCGGATTTCAGATTGCGGCTGGGATCAAAACAGTTGGCGAAAAGCCAGCGATGACCTTGCTTTAAGTGTTTGGTCACGTCACGTTTTAGCTCGATGGTTTCAATGGTGTTTTCAAATGTGACGGCAGCAGAAGTCATAGTTCGGGGTCTCCAAAGCGAGGGCTCTTTTTATGCTAAATCGTCCGTCTTCGCAAGGTGTTAGCAGGGGCTTAGCCGGGGGTACTTAAGGGGGTGGCAAATTTACAGGCCGGACCTTCTATTTGACTCCCAGATCAATCTCAACGACTCTGGCGCCTTCAAATTCGCTCTTAAAACGGAGTATTCCATGGCGCAAAAAAAGGGCTCCCCCAAGGCTGCATCCACCGTGCTTGATCAGAAGTTCTGGCAGAACTTCGCCAAGAACCATTGGGAGAAAAAGCCCCTGGTCGCCCGCAATGTGAAATCCGGCCTGCTGGAGATGACGGATGCCGAGATCTTTGAGCTGTTGGTGGCCTACAGTGACCGTTGCCGTGAAATGAATGACCCCGAAGGTTTGAAGTTCTTCATTGATGGCGCGAAAGCCGACCCGGAAGAAGTTTTAGAGTTGCTGCCGGAAAAGTCCGACAAGTCCTTGTTGGGCTATCACAAACGCATGAACGCCCAGTTCCCGGATTACTGTCTGGTCTGCGATGAGCTTTTGCAGGTGAATCTGAAAAAGCAGCATCTGTTGCAGGACTTTACCGACGATCTTTTCCGTCATGTGGGTTTTCCGAATCGTTTTTCTGAAATCGGTCTTTATCTGGGGAACTATCGCAAGACTCCGTTCGGGGTTCATGTGGATTCCTGTGGGGTGTTCAGCTTTCCGGTCGCCGGGGTGAAAAGATTCCGTCTGTGGCCCGCAGCTTATGGGGATGAACATCCTGAGCTGGATCGCACGTTCAACTATGAAAAGCACAAGAAGCATTCCCAGTTGGTCGAAGTCGGTCCGGGGGACATGACCTACTGGCCGTCGTCAGAGTGGCACATCGCCGAGTCTGACGGTTCTTTCAGTGCGACCTGGAGCTTGGGCGTGTGGGTGGATCAGACTCACGGGGATATGTTTGGATCTGCATTGAAAGATTTGGTTGATACGAAGCTGGGGTCTGCCCGACTGAAGGTCACAACGCCGTTTAAGGCTTTGCATGACAAGTCGGGTGAAGTCGGGGAGCTGCCAAAGATCTATCAGGATTCGCTTAAAGCGCTGAAGTCGCTGAGTGCTGCCGAACTTGAAGAGGCGTTCTTGAAATCCTGGATGAAGCACATCTCGCTTCAAGGATTTAAGACCGTGCCTGTGTCCGCGGTGAAGGTCACAGCAAAATCGCGTTTGCAGCTTCGCAGTGTTCGCTCGCCCGTGTTGTGGCAGCAGAGTACCGGGAACAAAAAAGCTTTCAGTTTGAGTTATGGTGGGGTTTTGGTTCAGAGCTCTTCTGCGGGACTTTTGAAGATGGTGAAGGACTTGAATGCCGGGAAGGTGTGTGTGCCGGTTCAGTACCTGAAGATTCAGGGGGCGAAGCGGGACCTTGGCATGTTGCAAGAGCTGGCGGATGCTGGGGCGTTTCATGCCTGACGCTGCGGGGGCAGGACACAAAAGTGGTCCTGTTGCCCATAAAACAGGCATATTTTCCCGATTTTCCCATGACAGAGGCTTTCAGCGGGTTTAAATTCTTCGGGATAGCTAAATCGACAATCTTTGAAAGGAACCAGCTTATGAAAGCTCCTGTTCGTGTAGCAGTTACCGGCGCTGCCGGCCAAATCGGTTATGCACTTCTTTTCCGTATCGCCAGCGGTGCGATGTTGGGTGCAGACCAACCAGTGATCCTTCAACTTCTAGAGATCCCAGACGAAAAAGCTCAAAAAGCGCTAAAGGGCGTGATGATGGAGCTTGAGGACTGCGCGTTCCCTCTATTGCACTCTATGATCGCTACGGGTGATCCTGCAGTTGCATTCAAAGACGCTGATGTGGCCCTTCTAGTTGGTGCACGTCCTCGTGGCCCAGGTATGGAGCGTAAAGATCTTCTGACTGCAAACGGTCAGATCTTCACTGTACAAGGTGAAGCGATCGGTAAATACGCTAATCCAAATGTAAAAGTTTTGGTTGTTGGTAACCCAGCAAACACAAACGCCTACATCGCGATGAAATCTGCGATGAAACACGGCCGCGTAAAAGCGAAAAACTTCACAGCAATGCTTCGTTTGGACCACAACCGTGCATTGTCTCAGTTGGCGACCAAAACCGGCAAACCAGTTGCTTCTTTCAAAAAAGTGGCAGTATGGGGTAACCACAGCCCAACGATGTACCCGGATGTTCGTTTCGCAACAGCTGATGGCGCAAAAGTTCCTGAGTTGTTGAAACTGGGCACGGCTGAAGGTGATGCTTGGAACAAAGACACGTTCATCCCGACAGTGGGTAAACGTGGTGCTGCGATCATCGAGGCTCGTGGTTTGTCTTCTGCAGCTTCTGCGGCTTCCGCAGCTGTGGATCACATCCGTGACTGGTGGTTGGGCACAAATGGCGAGTGGGTTACTATGGGTATCCCTTCTGATGGTTCTTATGACATCCCAGAAGGCATCATGTACGGCTTCCCAGTGACTTGCAAAAACGGCGAATACGAGATCGTAAAAGGTCTTGAGATCGACGCATTCTCTCGCGAGAAAATGAACAACACACTGAAAGAATTGAACGAAGAAAAAGACGCTGTTGCTTCTATGCTTTAATTCTTAATTCAAATATTGAATTGAAAAAGGCCGGTGAAAACCGGCCTTTTTTTATTCTTAATCAGAGTACTGGGGTTCGACTCTTTTATTTTCCGAAGTTGAACGGTTCAGGCTCGCCGATCTCGGTGGTGGGCCATGGTGAAGACCAGTCCATCTCGGCCAGTTTCTTTTTGCCGGCTTTCAGAACCATTTTTACCTTGTTCACCCCTTTAAAGAACTTTTTATCGGTGCACAGGCGAAGCTGAGTTCGGCCGACGAGTGGCCTTTGTTGTCCGGTTTTTAAATCCAGAATGGGTGTGGCAACGGCGGTAAGTGTGTTGGAGGCCTTCTTGCCATTCACCAGCAGATCGGCACTCCAGACAGTTTTAGAGTATTCTTTTTGCTCTTTGGATTTGACGTCACCTTGAAGGCAGATATGACCATTGATGGGGTGAATCCCGTCGTCTTTATCGAACTGAGTTCCCGTTTTCCTGGCCAGATTTTCATGGACTGGAATTGAGACCTCAGGCAACTGCAAATGCACATTGATGGTCAGTTCGTCACTGCCCAGAAGAACGACCTTTGACTTATTAAGAGCGGCATCGCGTTGTTTGTCTTGTGGGGTGCTTTTGTAACCAACAAAAAAGCCAGTGGGCGGAGCTGCGGATGGTTTGGCAGCTTTTTGTGCGCAGGCGGCTGTCAGAGATACGGTCAAGGTTACAAGAAATCGCGAGATGTTGTTCATGGAATTTAGTTTAGTAGAGGTTTCAGCTTTTGCAAGTCCGGCTGGTTTTGTCCCCAAAGGCAAATGTCATCGGAGCATCTTCATAAAGGCATTCGCGAACACATGAGCATCTCCAGGCCAGCGGGCGGAAAGATAGGTCCCATCTTGGACAACAAACCCATGACCGAGGTTCGACGAACTGTCTCTGAACAGAGGTGTCGGGCCTTTTAAAAAATGTTTCGGCGAAGCCAGCGCAGCCGTCACTTCGCTTTCGACTGTTTGGGGATAGGTTCGATAGTAGTTCCCCATCCAAGTGCAAGTCAGAACCCAGGCCGCCATTTCCTGAGAGGCCAGAAGGGCGGTGGTTTTTCGACCATAAAGGACACTTCGCCCATCTGGGCGTTGGCTTCTGGCGGCCAGGACAACTCCGTGGCAAATGGCGCCGACGGGTTTGTTTATTTCAAAAAAATGGCTGACTGTTTTTTGCAGCAGCGATGATTCAAGATACTCTTTCATTCCCTGTGCATGGCCACCGGGCAGCAGCAGCCCCTGGAACTGATCTGGAGATATTTCGTCCCATTTTATGGGGTGATGAAACTCGTCGGCTTGGGTCAGTTCTTGATATGCTTTCAGGGCATTTTTATCGGCGGCAAGAAGCGGTGCCAGCGGGCCAAGGCGGGAGCCAGTCAACATGTGTTGATCGCAAACGGCTTCACTTCCGGTGGGGGTTGCAAAGACAACTTTCACTTGGCTGTCATTCAGGACTTTCCAGGGAATGGCCACCTCGGTCGGGTCGAAGTCTTGGCTGGGCAGAGGGATCAATACTTTCTTTTGCATATCGTAGCCTAAGGGCTCCATTTGCAGCAGTCACGAAGCAAGTGACTCAGTCACCCGGTCCTTTGTCTAGTATTGAGAATCTTATGGCAACAAAGCGATTAGATTTCATAATTTTTGATTAAAAAAAATCTATCCGAAGCTATCATGAATTAATCAAAACATCCGATAAGGTGATTAACATGGTAATCTCTGATGCGCTTCTAGACATTGATCAGGTCAACCAACTCACGGGGCTTTCCCAAGCGACTCTTCGTAATTGGGAAAAACGTTATGGGTTTCCCAAGCCTCAGCGCTCGGAGGGGGGACATCGCCTTTACCATGTGGAAGAGGTCCAAAAGATACGTGAAGTGGTGAGCCTGTGCAAGAACGGGATCAAGATACTAGAGGCCATCGAGAGGGTTTTAAAAGGAACTTCACCCGTATCAGATACGGCCGTTGCCATATCGCAGCCGACTTCACCCGTTTTTGTGGAGCCTCTGAATGAGGGGATTAGTCAGGTCTTAAAGGCTCTTTATAAATACGATATGGATCTGGCTGAGCAGTATCTTTCCCGTCTTGGTATGCGCTTAAGCGAGACGGATCTGTTGGAGATGGTCTATCCAAAACTTCTTATGAAGGTTGGAGAAGATTGGGAAAACTCGCGTATTAATATCGCGCAGGAACACTTCAGCTGGAACTTCCTGCGCACTCGTTTGTTGAACTATTTTAAATCCAACAGAGTTGGTGTGAATCAACCCAAAGTACTATTGACGACTCCGCCGGGCGAGTTGCACGAGGGTGGGTTGATTGTTCTCGCGGCTTACCTAATGCTGAAGGGCTGGCAGGTTTATTACCTCGGGGTGAATT encodes:
- a CDS encoding MerR family transcriptional regulator — its product is MVISDALLDIDQVNQLTGLSQATLRNWEKRYGFPKPQRSEGGHRLYHVEEVQKIREVVSLCKNGIKILEAIERVLKGTSPVSDTAVAISQPTSPVFVEPLNEGISQVLKALYKYDMDLAEQYLSRLGMRLSETDLLEMVYPKLLMKVGEDWENSRINIAQEHFSWNFLRTRLLNYFKSNRVGVNQPKVLLTTPPGELHEGGLIVLAAYLMLKGWQVYYLGVNLPMDDLLHAYEGIEPDIVCLSAIESENIEKNWNELEKMKCVVVGGPCLAELRVQELPESKHISLVGGNLHSAVAQMELLLHSAT
- a CDS encoding chorismate mutase, with product METIQSLRQEIDQVHKEMHALLLRRRDLTMAVWKIKQQEGQPFFNAEREEQILKDFVNMDGKQGQDPAMDELLKGVMNSVLREYEKYLRSKFE
- a CDS encoding JmjC domain-containing protein, with protein sequence MAQKKGSPKAASTVLDQKFWQNFAKNHWEKKPLVARNVKSGLLEMTDAEIFELLVAYSDRCREMNDPEGLKFFIDGAKADPEEVLELLPEKSDKSLLGYHKRMNAQFPDYCLVCDELLQVNLKKQHLLQDFTDDLFRHVGFPNRFSEIGLYLGNYRKTPFGVHVDSCGVFSFPVAGVKRFRLWPAAYGDEHPELDRTFNYEKHKKHSQLVEVGPGDMTYWPSSEWHIAESDGSFSATWSLGVWVDQTHGDMFGSALKDLVDTKLGSARLKVTTPFKALHDKSGEVGELPKIYQDSLKALKSLSAAELEEAFLKSWMKHISLQGFKTVPVSAVKVTAKSRLQLRSVRSPVLWQQSTGNKKAFSLSYGGVLVQSSSAGLLKMVKDLNAGKVCVPVQYLKIQGAKRDLGMLQELADAGAFHA
- a CDS encoding class I SAM-dependent rRNA methyltransferase → MTSAAVTFENTIETIELKRDVTKHLKQGHRWLFANCFDPSRNLKSGIHMLNYKGEALALGIWQGDTQLRFRVLVLAEEPIFRRNNMKRTLELYFENQWRKAVEIRKTFDLSVTNSFRLINGEGDGLPGLIVDVYNDTAVIKHDHPIMEKTWNAPAIAEKIQEAFPQVKCVYLKRRNDAEEKGVNIVGTLAPEVQFLENGVLFASNIRDAAKTGFFLDQRDNRKMIQHFAKDKTVLNLFSYTGGFSIFAAKGGAKEVTSVDIAKVAIQAVARNFEINDLKTVHHDVATDAFAYLEQLNTEKKKYDIVITDPPSFAPNEKSVEQAKAAYTKVFSNSIKLVNPEGLFAASSCSSHISTKEFMDICQEAFSRARKKATLVYIGGQPVDHPYPLAMEELRYLKFALFRLD
- a CDS encoding U32 family peptidase, yielding MQTQSFKRPELLLPVGTKEMAMAAIHNGADAIFMGVPGFNARGRSYDFQIEEVKEIIDTCHLYGVKVNLAFNILIFQNELHKAAETLEKILPLKPDAFIVQDLGLVRLIRQMAPNQRVHGSTQMSISNAEAITWLDDLGIQRFVLARENSIKEIHSIKQNTDKEIEVFVHGALCVSYSGQCFTSEGIGGRSANRGQCAQSCRFNYEMYVDEEKRDLGGKSFLVSPQDLCGINEVPSLLEAGVDCFKVEGRLKTPEYVATAARSFDQAIESAQNHQALMNPVLLKKQMATAFSRGFFSGWFHGVDHQRLVEGTFSAHRGFEFGKVVRVKDSSLEVELTEENIQQGLKADFIQAGDGVLWVYQDRNGQSAEKGGFVFAVKSLNTRRFELEFSRDINMSEHFMGARVFYNHDKDLKRDVALSVEDKERKKRLPVSIHAEASLGQPLKVTYTDGRYTVSATSANVCEPAKSKGLNSLDLREELFALMGSPFRGHEFTCELDASTPLFLPARQVKELRQQLVKELTELRIQNGAAPELLTALAVGEWIEGNKTAEKAVPGAKLNLLLREKGQVEDFVNAIKSGDLTTAGLNLVILDFEFGLDFEPSLKLLKENGIKVGIATTRILKPNEHRNVKHLFNLNPDAILARNLGAVQWLQANNYQGQILGDFSLNVTNHLTAQYLLNKGLHSLCLGYDLNNVQVSELIQAGQAAQFEVTAYQYMPSFHMEHCVFAAFLSKGSSFKDCGKPCEKHQVKLKDQFGNWHQIKPDQECRNTMYNGTSQSAARYVKEWESLGLGYIRYEALKERHSELITKIQGHLDFISGKKDLESLIKDLGNVESYGLSESHFQREKEYQSRKK
- a CDS encoding trypsin-like peptidase domain-containing protein, with the translated sequence MSPKISSMAKKAHEATRAVVRILVQGFSETDPRSILDPRFAAPEQWSASGFFIQLHGESGYILTNSHVVRNSVRIEVRSTLTSDETFRAEVLGMVEDLEPDVALLRLGREDIKRFLKLTGLKKIPALKLGFDVKVYRGEEVKTIGFPLGVDEPHFSGGEISNFIAGSGDTTERMVTDAAINFGNSGGPALVEGGWVVGINTAVIEGAENFSFITPIHLAKHVLETFLKKDKASLSRLGLLIQKNSDWNSRVLGVPADAGVIVRKVFPGSPAASMGLQSRDVILAIAGEALDRHGNVLPMASDRKRNIYDAIHDVPEGGVLDVAILRRKKHLNLRGRMFAWESGEISRRPVLVDRAYLSFGGMILQDICTDVVSALIAFGYSRDQILRDFYLGGSKLVVSYVVPGSPADEMGISVADFVTSVQGAPVGDVPSFAKELTLARGRKPASILVEMVSGAFGNFMTSRLAAEDLEIQMMRIPGSATLG
- a CDS encoding malate dehydrogenase, whose product is MKAPVRVAVTGAAGQIGYALLFRIASGAMLGADQPVILQLLEIPDEKAQKALKGVMMELEDCAFPLLHSMIATGDPAVAFKDADVALLVGARPRGPGMERKDLLTANGQIFTVQGEAIGKYANPNVKVLVVGNPANTNAYIAMKSAMKHGRVKAKNFTAMLRLDHNRALSQLATKTGKPVASFKKVAVWGNHSPTMYPDVRFATADGAKVPELLKLGTAEGDAWNKDTFIPTVGKRGAAIIEARGLSSAASAASAAVDHIRDWWLGTNGEWVTMGIPSDGSYDIPEGIMYGFPVTCKNGEYEIVKGLEIDAFSREKMNNTLKELNEEKDAVASML
- a CDS encoding CBS domain-containing protein encodes the protein MKSPSVQTLPLHKPIILKKDKSIRQAALAMNRNHVGSVIVSDGHGVLRGLFTDRDLALALALKNMETSVPLGEITQHSLLYVNESATLENVIDLMKKYAIRRVPVVRSRPNGKQTCLGIITLDDLVKEGLIDKKDEVQILRSQLKTTHERHSRGRLKSIFRSQEHKEHAMFAFLKSITENTGLSRVSAKRLALESLTMILGRVPEKPGTKLLAQLPHELQMQLLSEVSPADRSITATLILEQTQKNFKVTPKKAQELLQGFWRALSKAVSSSEIRKLERELPKEIIQIFYSRSLLT
- a CDS encoding type 1 glutamine amidotransferase domain-containing protein; the protein is MQKKVLIPLPSQDFDPTEVAIPWKVLNDSQVKVVFATPTGSEAVCDQHMLTGSRLGPLAPLLAADKNALKAYQELTQADEFHHPIKWDEISPDQFQGLLLPGGHAQGMKEYLESSLLQKTVSHFFEINKPVGAICHGVVLAARSQRPDGRSVLYGRKTTALLASQEMAAWVLTCTWMGNYYRTYPQTVESEVTAALASPKHFLKGPTPLFRDSSSNLGHGFVVQDGTYLSARWPGDAHVFANAFMKMLR